DNA from Strix aluco isolate bStrAlu1 chromosome 2, bStrAlu1.hap1, whole genome shotgun sequence:
GTGGTCTATGCTTTGGACTGATGTACAAATTCGGTCAGCTGTGTGAGAATGCAGAATTTTACTAAAGCTTGGTGAAAATTCAACAACTGTGTAAAGAATACGTACAGAAATGCCAACAATCACTGCGTGCTCTTGCCCTTCTGCCCTTGTTCTCAaacccagcagggacaggaaaggcAGAGGGAACTTGGCTCTTCTGTTTAATAGCAGGCAGCTTGCTATGTGTGTGGTTTTAATGCCACTGTGCATGTTGCTTTTCTCCTGGCAGGTGTTTACTAGGGCAAGAGATTACTGTAACGGTTGGGAAGAAGAGACAGAGATGGACAAAAGATTTACTTTTGTCACAGATTTACTGCTCATAGATCAGTTTATGTAGCTCAGATTTACTTTGTGACTGTAGGACCTCATCTCACTTCAATATATATTTGCCTAGAACAGAAGAGTATTAGTTACATCCCTGGCCATGGTCTGCATAAATCTAAATTATAGGACCTATGGCAGTCTAGTTGCAGGCTTGACCTTGTATTTCTCTTTCAAGTCCTGCATATGTATGTTATATGGTCCAATGCTTCTATTCCATTAAAGAGAAATGGCCATCCTCCATATGACACAGTAATTGTAGCTTGTGATCTGCTCGGGGATGAGGAATAGACACGTTCTCAGCCTGCTACAGTGTCTTGTTTTGTGGTTGGCAAGGAGCTTCAGCTAGCTCTGCGTTTATACTCAGCATGAAAAGCAAATGACAGCTGCTAAGACTTCCAGTCACCTGGTTCTGAGactaaaatacaaatttaaaatgtttttaggcTGGCACGTGAAAGGTTATGTTCTTTGGGGGCCTTTTGACCTGCACCATGTTGTCCGTTTGCCTCCCACGTGGCAACACGAGAAGGTCACTGCTGCCAGTCGGGGTGGAAGCAGGTGCTCGTATCTGCACCAAAGCTATGCTGAACAGTAGCACACTTAAGGGTTGGAGTGATGTCAATGGCCTGCCCAGACTTTGGTCCTCGAAAAGCAATTCCTGAAGGACATGGGCTGCCTGGGAACAGGTCTGGTGAGCCTTACGAGAATCCTTTGCTCTGCTTCTGTATTGAATGTGGTTTGCTGGCAGAAAGTGTGCCAGAATATGCTAGTCCTTAGGACAGCAACTCTTGAAAAAGTCTCTGACAGCAAAGCTAAATCCCTAATCGTAAAAAGAGCATTTATTTAGTTAGGagatttaatctgttttgtttgtttgtttataaatcTTGCTGTCAGTTTTGACCTATGTTTCAGTGAAATAAAGATGTTActtcttttctgttctgctaAATGTGTATTGCAATGCGTAATTTTCAAACCAAGGTAGTTCTCAGAAGGTATTGTTTATGTTGGGGACAGATAAAAAATCGGTATGATGAGAtgtgttggttttctttcaaGGAGTCTGTCAATCCAGCACAAGACTTAAAAGATCCTGAGACTTAAAATGCACAATTTACCTCCAAGGTCACCTTGAATATCAGGAATGCTGGCAATTATACCCACAGGAGTTGTTTTCCAGTGGTAAGTGGTAACTGTTTCTGCTGGCAAGCTGCCTGCAAGGTGGTCAATGACTTATGAATCCCAGAAACACTTATGATTGTGGCAGCCTTAGGAGCTGCCTTGTTTTGCAGACTGGAGTGACATTGCATTCTGTTCTGTCCCACAAATAATAAGGTCCTTCATTCCTGACTTAATTTGCATTTAATCTCAAGTTTGAGGTGTTCAAACTATGCACTTGGTTGGGGCTTAACCTCTTCAGAGCTGGCAAAGAAACCCTTTTGCAAGTGAAAGACAAGATACATGCTTCAGTTAGCACTTTTTGTCTTTGAGGCTCTCTAGATTTTAGATTTCATATTAAAGGGGAAGTtagaatttttcaaattaatgttGTTCCCTGCTCTGATACCTGCCACCCAGTTTGCACAGTTAAAAAGATGGCAATATTCCTATagcctcttttttccccttgtctggCTAGTTCTCTTGTGTAGAACATCTTCACGTATCTTATGACAAAGCAAGTCCATGAATAAAACCAAGGGTCTGCAGAGCACTTAGCTGGCCTTGCAGCTCCCTGAAAAAGGCCCTGTACTTGCACTGGGCTTGTATGGAACCTTAGCATCCTCTCTGCAGCTCTAGAAAATGTGACATCACGACATAGGCTTTATATGCAGGGCCTCAGAAGTTTCCTTGTGAAGGCAGTGCTCTAAAGCATTTTACAGATTTGGAAAATgtcctgaaatttatttttttttttaaactcagttaTGAAAGGTCTATTATTGCACAGTGGCAGACCTGGGCAGTAGAGCTTGGACTTCCCAGTTATTCTAATTGCTGGCTATCTTTGTCTGATGGGAACTGACCCAGCGTACTTTGAAAGACAGTGCTTTGGGATGGCTGAAATACCAGACTCCAAGGAGTGAGTTGCCAGACAGAATCTAACAAAGGTTAAGGGTTGCTCTGTAGCAGGATAAgttttatttctccctctgtGTTCCAGTTGGAAGACATTGAAAGCTATCAAGCTACCCTGGATCTAAACGTGGGTTAGTGAGCTAATTAATgtcagttttgttgttgttggcagCATTTGTTTATAGATTCACAAAGTTTTTAAGTTTATAAGGTAATATTGTCATTATTTGAAAGCATAAGATGAGCCACGGCACTTACAGGCATTAAATCCTACTTCATGTCTTCTAGCTTCATCTCTACTTACTGAAGAGATTTGTGTTTTTAGTCATTAGTTCCAATCTTGCATTCCCAAGAAAAATAAGAGGACAAAATCCATCAGAAGCAGTAGGTGAAGTGTTCTGGTGGTAATACCTTTGCTGCTGAAAACCTGCCCCTTCTACATCACATTTGTAGCTGTCAGGCTTTAATATGGCTCCGTTCATTAGAAGGAACTCGAGTTCCTTCAGTTCTTTGTTTTGTAGCCACATGTGCTTGCCATTTCTTAACTTCTGTTTTTGGTGAGCTAAACGGATAATCCTTCCGAGGTGATTACTGTAAAGGCTCTAATTTTCAGTCCTCTGGTTACTGGAGTGACTATTTGAATTTACTTCATTCGTGGCTAGACTTTGACTGCAATGAGAGATATTTTTGCCTGCTTTCAAGGAATCTTCTTTATCTTTGTAGTTTGCTCATCACGGCATGCATGAGCTGGGATCTTCCTAGGAGTATGAGCTTTTTAGCATATTAAATAGTTCAGGCCTGGGAACACAGCCTTGTACAAACTGAATGAAAATATACACGATCATTAATGATTTTTCAATTACAGTCATATTATAGGACCTACTAGTTAGCCAGCTTTAATCTCTTTAATGTGTCATGTTGCTTCGGAATCAGTTTAGTTCTCTAATCAATGTGTTGTGCAGTAGCCAACTCTAATGTATTACAGCACTTTTAATAAATTGCATCAACACTATCACTTTCTAAAAGAAATTCATCCCATTGTTTTCCCAGGCTGGATGGCACAGTAGCAGGCTTATGATTTGATTACTCATGCTTTGGAAATATTGGTAGGGAGCTGGCTTTTTTCCAATCCTCTGcatcttttctggtttttaaagcCTTATTAAAAATTGATATTGATGGTCAAGCTTGCTTTTCAGCTTTCACAGTATGCAATGGTCCCTAGAGAACAGGTTGCATAGCCAACATCTGTGAAGGGGGAGACCTCTGCTCTGCAGTTTAGGAGAGTTAAATTACCTAACCCTGCCCCCAAGGTAGGAAATGGGGGGAGAGGCTGATGCAAAGGTAGGTGGCTTTCATGAAATCTCATTGCTAGTGAGCACTGGACGCCCTGCTGTGACCATAAACAGCCAAGGAACCTGGGTAGCTCCCTTCTAAACAGAACAATGCAAAAAGATCTGAAAGTGCAAAATAAAGCTTCTTGTTCTTTGTGGGACTAGCCAAAGAGAGTAAGGCCTGGCCCTTAACAGTTGCTTGAATGGAAGGGACACGACATTAATGTACTGCCTTTTACTGTTGCAGCTGCACTTTACTCCTCCTCTGATCTCCAGGCTTGGTTTGCAGTCTTGATTCCTGTGCATTTGCTGTGCCTTCACCAGCATGCTTGCTGGGATGGAAAGTGCtcaagtggtggccctgtcacgtAGCATGCTCTGAGTTATGTAATCACATATTTCATAGAGTTCTAAAACTACCAGTGCAGAGAAGAGAAAGCACTAAATGAAATGCCCGTGGAGGACAACAGTGAATTGGGTCATCTATTAAATTTTTCATCTCGTGAGTCTGCTCAAGCCCAGCAACATCTGAAGCAGTATAAATCTGAGAATTGATGGTCTTAAAATGAGAAAGTAATGGATGAAGAAGCCATTATGAGATAGATATATAAGGAGCTAtattcctttccccctttttttctttttaaatgcagcaGGAGGACTTTTGTTGGCAAAGCTGACTGTATATCCACCTCAGGTTTATCAACTTCCTTTCATATCAAGCTGGGCATGAATCATTTGCCAAAGGGAACTATTTCATAGCAGGGTAGATAATACAGCATGGGTGAAAGATATTTGACAAACTCTGGTGCAACTCAGAGAGGAGcaaaatgattttatttaataaaggaTAGATCTGTGCAAATGAGACCAGAAGAAAAGTCTGTCTCAACTCTCTCCCCTCCCACCACTGCAGTGGTATAATCAACATTTAAACCACCGTACATGGGCATAGCTCCCCTGCTGTCATTGGAGGTATGCTGACTCATATCAGCAAAAAATACGATCCTTGTGCTTTATAGTAGGTTTGCTAGTTTTCAGTGATTTCCCCTTGTTTTCGGTGGTCCAAGTTGTTTTCTTGGGACACTCTTACCCTATTTGATAGCCTAGTATACCCTAAATATAGGATGATAATAATATTCTACTACCTGCCTTCTCTTCCTTGACTTTTCATCCTATTGTGCCCTTGTTGAAACTTTTTATCAGCACTTGaacgaggaggaggagaaattatttttcacaccATAAGCCTGTTAGCATCGCGACGCAGAATGGAGAAAAAggttttgcttctgctttgtgattaaaaataaacaagacgTAGTAATTTCCGTTACCTTCGTTTAACGGAGTGAAGTCTGGTGAAGTCCCTGTATTTGTATTTCTAACTATCTGGCACTGGGATGCTTGGTGCAGTTTGGATCGATGCAGACTAGGTGGAGTAAAACTGAGCCTGTGGGGTGAACAGCGCAAGGCTGAGGAAACATGCATGAAAACAGACTGCAGATGGGCGAGATAAACAGGATCCCCAGGCTGTGACTGAGTAGGCAGGCCTCTTTAATGGCTCTTAGCAACGCCCCTGCTTTGACCCTCCTCATATGTGAGGAAAATCAAATCAATACACTGTTCTTCAAACCAcgatgctgcagcagcagcagggcattGTGGCAGCCTTCGTCTCTTAAATTCCCCAACGCTTTTCGGTTTGCTGATCTCTGGATATCCATCCCTGCATCTCTGCTGAGGAAGAGCCTGACTGCATCTTTAATCGGGTTGCTTGAGCTCCCATGTACAACCTTCTTCCTATTAGCAAGTATTAGGTAGGCAATTTTAAAGTGCTTTTCGATTTGTAGGCAGCTTTAACACTGATCTGAGAACTCTATTGTATTCTCTCTAAACATAGCAGAAGCCTCTCTTTAAAACCTACTCTGTTTTAAATCTTGCTCTTCTTCTGGTTTTGTgcttgggcgggggggggggacgggggggggacgggggacggggggacgacactgctgttttttccttctttttaaatacaaatgttgTAGCTGATTTGTGCTTTTGGAAGAGGATATTCCCTTGTTGATCCCTCCCCTGTTCTGCAGAACAGCTATAACCGGTGCCATACAGTTACTTTCAGTGTTGATGAACATCTGTTCAACTGTCTAACGTATAGTGCAGGCTGCTCActcttttattctttaattttccGGTGCGTACTTCAAAGCTGCAGATCAGGACTCTACCCACTAAGGAAGTTCTGCTTTGGTTCCAGAGATGGCTAACAGAGGACCAAGCTATGGCTTAAGCCGAGAAGTTCAGGAAAAGATTGAACAGAAATATGACCCGGAATTAGAGTCTAGGCTGGTGAACTGGATTATTGTACAGTGTGGAGAACAGATAGAGCACCCTCCTCCTGGAAGGCAACATTTTCAGACCTGGTTGATGGATGGAACCGTAAGTGTTTTCTCTAATTGTGTACTTGCATGTGTTTATATGCCCAGTGCccttattttttgtctttgtctaGCTAAATTGGCCAGAGCTTATGGCCAGTGCAGAAATATGTATctttgtttctgatttatttccttttgatcAGGAGTCTTAATCTTAGAAGATAATTATTCTACTAGTGTACTGGGATTAGTACAGTACTTATGATTCTTATGAGTCATGCATTCTATATATGAGTGTGACTCATTCCTTCAGCACCTTTTCTCATACAGTTAAACgagatctgttttaaaatcagatgTATACTTTTCTCTTTAAGAAATAATCAGTGTTGACAGGGAGAGGTGAAGAGATATCGAAAATCTGAAGGACTGGATTATGTCAtaactgttttcttcttgggAATAATTCTGTAGCTAAAACATTGTATTCCATTGGTTTATTGAAAACAGGCAGATGCTGCTGTTTGCAGTGGGCTGTAAGAATACGCTAATCATTGAATCTCTGCCAAAGTGACTGTAACAATATTTCAATTGACATTGCTTATTTTTTTGGCTCGGGCATGTGGTTTCTTCTCTGTCAGTTGTTATATAATCTTTACCAGTGATTGCTTTGTTGTTTCTAGTGGATTAGGATTTATATGGTGAGGCTATTGCCATCAGTTGATGAAAGCTTTAATGCATTTCTAATATACTTTGATTACTATCAATTCACTTTGCTTTTAACTGAAGAAATTATGTCCCTGACAGAAACTGGCCAGGTCAAAAGCATTTTGCAGCATGTGCAGAAATTGCCTTCTAGTTTGGTGACTGCTTTctaattttgtttctgtatttatctCTCAGCTGTTATGCAAGTTAATAAACAGTTTACATCCGAAGGGAAACGAGCCCATTGCAAAGATCTCTGAATCAAAAATGGCTTTCAAGCAGATGGAACAAATTTCTCAGTTCTTAAAAGCTGCTGAAATCTACGGAGTAAGAACAACAGATATTTTCCAGACAGTGGATTTATGGGAAGGTAAAAATAATAAGCTAGAAGTCAGCTTGCAGTCTTCATTTTACTTTGCTTTGATGTGTTGTAATTGTGCATTTTGTCTAAGGCATATTCTCTAATGTAAttatcttttgtttctgtttgcctTACCTCATTACCATGTTCTTCCGGTGCTGCATTATCTCCTCTGAGGGATTTATATTACCCTGAGGGCATAACGGAGCCTTTCCAAGCTCATGCGTTATCCAAAAGCCCATCATTCTGATAGAAATCCACAGACAtaataaaacaaatgttctttATGCTAATTATTTCCAAGTAAATAGCTTCTAATAGCAAATATGGAAATCCCTTATTTTCTGGTGACGAGATTTTATTGCAGTTTTCAAATTATAAGCAAAGCTTAAATTAGTGCTATAAAATGCATTCCCAGGAGCATATATGCCTCTGTGAAGCTTATGAGGGCTCATTTATGACTAGCAAGAAGCAAAACTCATTGCTAACACCATGTTAGCTGAGCATCTCTCTCTAAGGATACAGTCTTTTAAGAGAGGTCACTATGGCAACAGCAAAAAAATTCAGAGTGCCCCTGTGGTTTTGCAGTAACCCAGGTGAAGGCTATCTCCATCCCATGCTCAAAATGGAAACTGCGTGATGTAGTTCCTGGAGAGCTGAGTCATTTGTGCGTTCGTACGGCTGGTTTTGCCCACTTCTGCAGTGATGCATCCCTTCCTGGTGCTGTAGGCAAATACACTGTATGTCCTGCATCCCTCTGGACAAGGTGGTGCAAAACTCTTTGTGTGAGGGCTCAGAGCAAGGACAGCTGTAGGGTAGTGACAGGCAAGTGTGAAAGGGTCAAAAATCTGCCATGAGAATGAAacagtggaaagagaaaaatccGTTGAGAAAGCTGGTCAGAATAGTTTGTGTAGGAACACACATGGAGCAAAAAACAGTGGAGTCTGTATTCATAGACTGTCAGGACATGTGGATGGGATGACTCCTCTGAAGGACAGCTCGAGGAATGAAAAACTAGGGAGCTCTTTGTGGATGGGATAGAAGGGAAGGATATACTGACAGCTGGAGGGACTGGGGTCTGTAATGTTCTCAGGGTGCCAGATTTGCTTGAGAAATCCTAACACTGGGCACAAGGGCAGGACTGTTTCTTCCAGTTCAGTCTTCAGTGTTCATCCAAGCTACCTTTGAATGTCTTAAATGAAGGGATTTTCACTTCCCTGGAGTAAcaccctccccccctccctcagcCTAGCAGGCTGTTGAAAGAGAAACTCCATCTATCTTGTAAGGGATGATAATAGGTCATTTCAGATGCTGTTCTTTGCAGTCTTTTGCATCTCATAATGGCTTCATACCATGCAAATGAAAGTACGGTACATTGATCCTTAATGATGAAAAGGACTTGCTTTGAAGACAAAAAGCTCCTAATGATGGTGGCGatctcctcatttctcttcctttcactcatcACCTTTTCTCAACAGATGTAAGGAAAAAAGCTAGTAACTTCCAGAGGACAGGAAGTCAAAACACAACTCGCAACCTAGGAGGGAGACATACAAGACTTTTCTCCAGTGTTATTTTAGGACTTCCCACAACTAATCTGTCTCCTCACTTTCCCACTCCCTTTTCATCCCTCCTGCTGCTCATTTCAGTGCTGAGATGAAACAGTATGTCTCTCCAGCAGTGAGTCACTGCAAGCTTTTTGTGTCTAACCATAACTCTGACCTCTAGCATCTGTGCTGCTTCAGGGCTGAGTTGTCTGAACCTGGATGCATTAGCTGGAGAGGAAGAACAGTCTCTTTTTCACTATTTCATAGTTACAGCACTCCTACACTTCAGGCCATAACCTCTTTAGAAAGAGAGGAGATGTCTATGCATGTTTATAGGGAAAGAAAAGTACGTGtgactgaaaaacagcttttctctgGCACTAATTGTTTTCCAAGagcttttgctttgaaattcttAGTAATGATTAATGGAAATGTTTTAGGATGCAGTCTACTGTTGGCTGTTTCAAACTCAGTCCATCTGGtgcattttttcttcatctctgcaACTTCTTGGTCCAGGAGAAGTATCGCCACTCTTTTGGTCCTTTCTTACTTGAACTTACTGAGCAGCCTTTCCTAATCCATGCCCAAGATATTATCTTCACTGGTTTTTACAGATGCCTCCCCAGTATATTTCCAGACCGGCAAGAGGTGGTTGTACCTCTGGGTACTTGTTCAGCCTTTACAAAACAGCATTTGAGGAATACTATGCAGATTTGAGGAATACTATGCAGAGCAGTGCTCCATCTTTGGGTTTGAACCTTCCCCTTTCTGGACCTGGAGAAGGCAGCCTTCCAGCCAGGTTTTCCCCAGAGAAAGGCTTACCATAAGAAGTGACTAGAGGCCCCTTGCTCCTTGTACAGGCAGTGCCAAGATCCTCTACGAAGCTGTGCTATTCAGGGCACGCTGCAGAGGACACTGAAGATGCAGAAGAAGTGCTGTCGGCGTGGGTCCCTGCAGCATGATTCAGGGATGCTGAGGCTGGGGGCCGGGCAGGCAGCCCACGTGGCTCTGAGTGAGCAAGTACAGGAGCTGAGGGAAGGCACTGACCGCAATTTTCTGCAACGCCAGGGTCAAGCCTGGCTTCAGAGAATGTGCATTATCCCTTCTGTCAGATGGCTGCAGTGCTAGGTGACTTTCTCAGtggaaatttaaaattttttacagCCCTTCTTATGGTCATGACCGAGCCCCTTGTATCCTTTGCTGGAAGAGGGCAAATGTCACAAGACCACACGGATTCGGGGTCTTCCCTCACGCCCAGCACCGCTCATATGCAGCAAGGAGGCTCTGCAAAGCACTGCCGTGGCCGTGGCTTTGTTTTGTCACGTGGCACTCGGCTCCCACTCAGTCTGTTTTTCCCCTGCAGCGTCTCCCACTCACCACTGACAAATAAAGCAGAGCTGAGTGCAGAGCGTGGGGGGGCTGCCAGATGGCTTCGCGAGGCCAATCATCATATTTTGCTACCcgccttttgtttctttttcgtTTCTCTGCGCTTGGCGCCATTATTCAGCTCATTCACTTTTAAATCCTTCTTCACATCCCGCTTCATCCCAGTCAGTCACCCTGCTCCTTGTTATATGGGAGGCAACCCAAGGACATTGTACGTGGCATCTGTTACAGCATATGGTACATCTGCTGCTCCGGGGAGCTCTGAGTGCCTCTGCCTCGCGCCCTTCCATGTGCGCCTGTGTGCGTGCACGTGTGGGAtgtcagctctgcagctgccctcTTAAGCAAGGACCCTGTCTGATGCAGTTTGTGTTAACAAATACAGTTAAAACGAGGATTCTGGATGGCTGACAATTGATTTTCTGAGCAAGTGGTCCCCTGCAGATAGGATTGCTATAAACTTTAATAGGCTGTACGACAGCCACAGTTGGAAGCTGCTGGATGTTTTCAGCTTTAGGGTCTCTTCCTCACCTCAGACAGTGTGTTAACGTATTTCGGTTTGTGTGAACCAAAGCCCTGAACTGCATCTGCCTGTAATTAGGGTGATGCATAGCGTAAACACAGAATGTGCAATGCTCACTTCCctctgcactccagctggtcCACAGTGATTTTCATTAAT
Protein-coding regions in this window:
- the TAGLN3 gene encoding transgelin-3, giving the protein MANRGPSYGLSREVQEKIEQKYDPELESRLVNWIIVQCGEQIEHPPPGRQHFQTWLMDGTLLCKLINSLHPKGNEPIAKISESKMAFKQMEQISQFLKAAEIYGVRTTDIFQTVDLWEGKDMAAVQRTLMALGSLAVTKDDGCYKGDPSWFHRKAQQNRRGFSEEQLRQGQNVIGLQMGSNKGASQSGMTGYGMPRQII